The following proteins come from a genomic window of Tepidiforma thermophila:
- a CDS encoding ribonuclease H-like domain-containing protein, whose product MFERDAQGLRERLRAALHQPVRRDTGAFDRSVTERADLSRLGGRWFETPLGPAYVIESVYDAGHYHGEVPLRRALALPLGRLAQQVRDARLAELEPARLRFVDTETTGLGGAGTMVFLCGVARFEGTELRLRQYLLPGPEYEGGLLGGLGEELEEAGGLVSYNGKAFDIPALETRYVLARMRPRLRDLPHLDLLHPNRRLFKGAFSSHRLAVVERELLGFEREDDCPSAEVPERYRWFARTGDPTHILPVLRHNAWDVLSLVALAAYLGSSCDDPGRPLQAARAAAYAGDWLEAARRYEAAIAQGLPRAERLEALERAARAYQKAGAWEQAAACWERLLAEPRSRRVAPYVELAKLRERRLGDRAGALALMEEVVALAERGLVRPGSGEYGMEALRRRLERLGG is encoded by the coding sequence ATGTTCGAACGGGATGCGCAGGGGCTGCGGGAGCGGCTCCGGGCTGCGCTGCACCAGCCGGTCCGGCGGGATACCGGGGCGTTCGACCGGAGCGTGACGGAGCGGGCCGACCTTTCGCGGTTGGGGGGCCGGTGGTTCGAAACGCCGCTGGGGCCGGCGTACGTGATTGAAAGCGTGTACGATGCCGGGCATTACCACGGTGAGGTTCCGCTCCGGCGGGCGCTGGCGCTGCCGCTCGGGCGGCTGGCGCAGCAGGTGCGCGATGCTCGGCTGGCGGAGCTGGAGCCGGCGCGGCTGCGGTTCGTGGACACGGAGACGACCGGGCTGGGCGGGGCAGGGACGATGGTGTTCCTCTGCGGCGTGGCGCGATTCGAGGGGACGGAGCTGCGGCTGCGGCAGTACCTGCTGCCGGGGCCGGAGTACGAGGGCGGGCTGCTCGGCGGACTGGGGGAGGAGCTGGAGGAGGCGGGCGGGCTCGTGAGCTACAACGGCAAGGCGTTCGACATCCCAGCGCTGGAGACGCGGTACGTGCTCGCGCGGATGCGGCCGCGGCTGCGCGACCTGCCGCACCTCGACCTGCTGCACCCGAACCGGCGCCTCTTCAAGGGGGCGTTCAGCTCACACCGGCTGGCGGTGGTGGAGCGGGAGCTGCTGGGATTTGAGCGGGAGGACGACTGCCCGTCGGCGGAGGTGCCGGAGCGGTACCGGTGGTTCGCGCGGACGGGCGACCCGACGCACATTCTGCCGGTGCTGCGGCATAACGCGTGGGACGTGCTCTCGCTGGTGGCGCTGGCGGCGTATTTGGGGTCATCGTGCGATGACCCGGGCCGGCCGCTGCAGGCGGCGCGGGCAGCAGCGTACGCGGGCGACTGGCTGGAGGCCGCGAGGCGGTACGAGGCGGCGATTGCGCAGGGGCTTCCGCGGGCGGAGCGGCTGGAGGCGCTGGAGCGGGCGGCGCGGGCCTACCAGAAAGCGGGGGCGTGGGAGCAGGCGGCGGCGTGCTGGGAGCGGCTGCTGGCGGAGCCCAGGTCGCGGCGGGTGGCGCCGTACGTGGAGCTGGCGAAGCTGCGGGAGCGGCGGCTCGGGGACCGCGCTGGGGCGCTGGCGCTGATGGAGGAGGTGGTGGCGCTGGCGGAGCGAGGACTGGTGCGGCCGGGGAGCGGGGAGTACGGGATGGAGGCGCTGCGGCGGCGGCTGGAACGGCTTGGGGGATGA
- a CDS encoding dihydrolipoyl dehydrogenase family protein encodes MAGIERQYELVVIGNGAAGDNIARTLGRQGRKVALVEKAHLGGECLNDGCVPSKALIEIAREARRHPISWTEALARVHAVQLLVRGNDPGGGFDRDGVDLYWGEARFLAPGRVAVGDDVLVAPDVVVATGTEPGLPPIPGLAEARPLTNRTIFRVAQLPRRLAVIGGGPIGLELGQALHRLGSEVTLFEALDRIAATEEPEVSLELQRIFEAEGIRVVTGAKLARAERLADGTVALETADGRFVVDDVLVAAGRKPVIPAGLAELGLARDSRGFIAIEPCGRTSVPGTWAAGDVTGKFQFTHYAAYQAHHIAKHIAEGVCEPIPDAIVPWAIFTDPEIGHAGMTEAQARERGLAVATGMLAARELDWFRTTGQVEGFAKVVVDAETGALLGAHFLCARASTLAGEACLAIQHGLTDRQVAGTIHPYPTAGELFRWACARAVSGRQRG; translated from the coding sequence GTGGCTGGAATTGAGCGGCAGTATGAGCTCGTTGTTATCGGCAACGGGGCGGCGGGCGACAACATCGCCCGGACGCTCGGGCGGCAGGGCCGGAAGGTGGCGCTGGTGGAGAAGGCGCACCTGGGCGGCGAATGCCTGAACGACGGCTGCGTGCCGAGCAAGGCGCTGATCGAGATTGCGCGGGAGGCGCGCCGCCACCCGATTTCCTGGACGGAGGCGCTGGCGCGGGTGCATGCGGTGCAGCTGCTGGTCCGCGGCAACGACCCCGGCGGCGGCTTCGACCGCGACGGGGTGGACCTGTACTGGGGCGAGGCGCGGTTCCTCGCGCCCGGCCGGGTGGCGGTCGGCGATGACGTGCTGGTTGCGCCGGACGTGGTCGTGGCGACGGGCACAGAGCCGGGGCTGCCGCCGATCCCGGGGCTGGCCGAAGCGCGCCCGCTGACGAACCGGACGATCTTCCGGGTTGCGCAGCTGCCGCGCCGGCTGGCGGTCATCGGCGGAGGGCCGATCGGGCTGGAGCTGGGGCAGGCGCTCCACCGGCTCGGGAGCGAGGTGACGCTGTTCGAAGCGCTGGACCGGATCGCCGCGACCGAGGAGCCAGAGGTGTCGCTGGAGCTGCAGCGGATCTTCGAGGCGGAGGGCATCCGGGTCGTCACCGGCGCGAAGCTGGCGCGGGCGGAGCGGCTCGCCGATGGCACGGTGGCACTCGAGACGGCCGACGGCCGGTTTGTGGTCGACGACGTGCTGGTCGCGGCAGGGCGGAAACCGGTCATCCCGGCGGGGCTGGCCGAGCTGGGGCTGGCGCGCGACAGCCGGGGGTTCATTGCCATCGAGCCGTGCGGGCGGACGAGCGTACCGGGGACGTGGGCGGCCGGCGACGTGACGGGCAAGTTCCAGTTCACGCACTACGCTGCGTACCAGGCGCACCACATTGCGAAGCACATCGCTGAGGGGGTGTGCGAACCGATCCCGGACGCGATTGTGCCGTGGGCGATTTTCACCGACCCGGAGATTGGGCACGCCGGGATGACGGAGGCGCAGGCGCGGGAGCGGGGGCTGGCGGTGGCGACGGGGATGCTCGCTGCACGGGAGCTGGACTGGTTCCGGACGACGGGGCAGGTGGAGGGCTTCGCGAAGGTGGTGGTCGACGCGGAGACGGGCGCGCTGCTGGGGGCGCACTTCCTCTGCGCGCGGGCGAGCACGCTGGCCGGCGAAGCCTGCCTTGCCATCCAGCACGGGCTGACGGACCGGCAGGTTGCGGGCACCATCCACCCCTACCCGACGGCGGGCGAACTGTTCCGGTGGGCCTGCGCGCGGGCGGTCTCGGGGCGGCAGCGGGGGTAA